One region of Vigna angularis cultivar LongXiaoDou No.4 chromosome 10, ASM1680809v1, whole genome shotgun sequence genomic DNA includes:
- the LOC128193387 gene encoding uncharacterized protein LOC128193387 isoform X1: MRVDSANIYNSDSAFLFLPPSPLLSYRTEVSECGGCWWLRWHLLSEAVMDVDVSWRVWEASHTSSQILQLPMILYEHSEKERRVMFCSGEAIHCVFAATTSRSFPLSV; the protein is encoded by the exons ATGAGGGTTGATTCGGccaatatatataatagtgaCAGTGCCTTTCTGTTTTTACCACCGTCTCCTCTCCTCTCCTATCGGACAGAGGTGAGTGAGTGCGGTGGTTGTTGGTGGCTTCGATGGCATTTATTGAGTGAGGCGGTGATGGATGTTGACGTGTCCTGGCGAG TGTGGGAGGCATCGCATACATCATCTCAGATCTTGCAATTGCCGATGATCCTTTATGA GCACTCGGAGAAGGAGAGGCGGGTCATGTTCTGTTCTGGCGAGGCGATTCACTGTGTGTTCGCAGCCACGACATCTCGCTCTTTTCCCCTCTCTGTCTGA